In Hahella sp. KA22, one genomic interval encodes:
- a CDS encoding nitrite reductase, producing the protein MHTNSAPKRSQRSPSRPLRLRYSTLSLALVAGLSSHAWADTKSDLVNSPPGQYESAPTAMTGEGLRVVRSPGAPDLTEDEFQKATRIYFERCAGCHGVLRKGATGKPLTPDITQTKGSDYLEAFINYGSPAGMPNWGTSGDLTADEVKLMAKFVQHEPPQPPEWGMAEMKNSWKVLVKPEDRPTKQLNKLNLKNLFSVTLRDAGQIALIDGDSKNIVTIIKTGYAVHISRLSSSGRYLFVIGRDAKVNMIDLWMKTPATVAEIKVGLEARSVETSKYKGFEDTYAIAGAYWPPQYVIMDGETMEPLKIVSTRGMTVDTQEYHPEPRVAAIVASHEKPEFIINVKETGKILLVNYEDINALKVTTIDAARFLHDGGWDSTHRYFLTAANQSNKVAVIDSKDGALEALVDVGAIPHPGRGANFTDAKFGPVWATSHLGDGSIAVIGTDPDKHGDYAWKQVRSLSAQGGGSLFIKTHPNSRHLYVDTPLNPDANISQSVAVFDLSDIEAKYKVLPIAQWAELGDGPKRVVQPEFNEAGDEVWFSVWNGKEQESAIVVVDDKTLALKTVIKDPRLVTPTGKFNVYNTQHDIY; encoded by the coding sequence ATGCATACAAACAGCGCTCCAAAACGCAGCCAACGCTCGCCGTCCAGGCCACTGCGCCTGCGTTACTCCACCCTTTCACTCGCCCTGGTCGCCGGCTTATCAAGCCATGCCTGGGCGGACACTAAAAGCGACCTTGTTAATTCCCCACCCGGACAATACGAAAGCGCCCCCACGGCGATGACAGGGGAAGGTCTGCGCGTTGTGCGCTCTCCCGGCGCTCCGGACCTGACGGAGGATGAGTTCCAGAAGGCGACGCGCATTTATTTTGAACGCTGCGCCGGCTGCCATGGCGTACTGCGCAAAGGCGCGACTGGCAAGCCTCTGACGCCGGACATTACTCAGACCAAAGGATCGGACTATCTGGAAGCCTTCATCAACTACGGCTCCCCCGCCGGCATGCCGAACTGGGGAACTTCCGGCGACCTCACCGCCGATGAGGTCAAACTCATGGCGAAATTTGTGCAGCATGAACCGCCACAGCCGCCGGAATGGGGCATGGCGGAAATGAAGAACAGCTGGAAAGTGTTAGTTAAACCGGAAGATCGTCCCACCAAACAGCTCAACAAGCTCAACCTGAAAAACCTGTTCTCCGTTACCCTGCGTGACGCCGGCCAAATAGCGTTGATTGATGGCGACAGCAAGAACATCGTAACGATTATAAAAACCGGCTACGCCGTACACATTTCGCGTTTGTCGTCCTCTGGTCGCTACCTGTTCGTCATCGGCCGCGACGCCAAGGTCAATATGATCGATCTATGGATGAAAACCCCGGCCACGGTGGCGGAAATCAAAGTCGGCCTGGAAGCGCGCTCGGTGGAGACGTCCAAATACAAGGGGTTCGAAGACACCTACGCCATCGCCGGCGCGTACTGGCCGCCGCAATATGTGATCATGGATGGCGAGACCATGGAGCCGCTGAAAATCGTCTCCACCCGCGGCATGACGGTGGACACTCAGGAGTATCATCCCGAGCCGAGGGTCGCCGCCATTGTGGCGTCCCATGAGAAGCCCGAGTTCATTATCAACGTCAAGGAAACCGGCAAAATCCTGCTGGTCAACTATGAAGACATCAACGCTCTGAAAGTCACCACCATCGACGCCGCGCGCTTCCTGCACGACGGCGGCTGGGACAGCACCCATCGCTACTTCCTCACCGCCGCCAACCAGTCCAACAAAGTGGCGGTCATCGATTCCAAAGATGGCGCGCTGGAGGCGTTGGTCGATGTCGGCGCCATTCCCCACCCTGGCCGCGGAGCCAACTTCACGGACGCCAAATTCGGGCCGGTCTGGGCCACCAGCCACCTGGGCGACGGCAGTATCGCCGTGATCGGCACAGACCCGGACAAACATGGCGATTACGCCTGGAAACAAGTGCGCTCGCTGTCCGCCCAAGGCGGCGGATCGTTGTTCATCAAGACGCACCCCAACTCCAGACACCTGTACGTGGACACGCCCCTGAATCCGGACGCCAATATCAGCCAATCCGTGGCGGTATTCGACCTCAGCGATATCGAAGCCAAATACAAGGTGCTGCCTATCGCCCAATGGGCGGAGCTGGGCGATGGCCCCAAACGCGTGGTGCAACCGGAGTTCAACGAGGCCGGCGATGAAGTCTGGTTCTCGGTATGGAACGGCAAGGAACAGGAATCCGCCATTGTCGTGGTGGACGACAAAACGCTGGCCCTGAAAACCGTCATCAAGGACCCACGGCTGGTGACGCCGACCGGTAAGTTCAACGTGTACAACACCCAACACGATATTTACTGA
- a CDS encoding cytochrome c, which produces MRKPVILITGALALLIVCASPSVHAADANHSAAQLRNLVRQDCGSCHGLSLKGGLGPSLRPERMQALGGEAIRLIIADGKPDTAMPPWRDLLTEQDIRHIAQDLLSGAYISDNTSTQESP; this is translated from the coding sequence ATGAGAAAACCGGTAATCCTCATCACAGGCGCATTGGCGCTGCTAATCGTCTGCGCTTCGCCATCCGTCCACGCCGCAGACGCCAATCACAGCGCGGCGCAATTACGCAACCTGGTGCGTCAGGACTGCGGTTCCTGCCATGGCCTTAGTTTAAAAGGCGGCCTGGGGCCTTCATTACGCCCTGAGCGTATGCAGGCGTTAGGCGGCGAAGCCATTCGCCTCATCATCGCCGACGGTAAACCGGACACCGCCATGCCGCCCTGGCGCGATCTGCTGACGGAGCAGGACATTCGCCACATCGCTCAAGACCTGTTGAGCGGCGCCTACATCAGCGACAACACTAGCACTCAGGAAAGCCCATGA
- a CDS encoding cytochrome D1 domain-containing protein, whose protein sequence is MKASIPHLRLFQRLTLLLISMGLCACAHLDARDDVRYQGGTGDLGLIIERTEGSVLLVNTSQRQVIKRIQGLGDLSHASIVYSRGQRYGYVFGRDGGLSKVDLLRGEVVKRIIQAGNSIGGAISQDGAYVAVSNYDPGGVNIFNSEDLALVASIPATSVIKNGVAKGSKTVGLVDAPSNRFVVSLFDSDEIWILDMADSDPAPGLQPQITKFTQIGREPYDALITPEGRYYLAGLFGDSGMAKLDLWRPQEGVKRIMPTYGPGEQRLPVYKMPHLEGWAQAGRYLFAPGVGHHEVIVIDSYDWRIVRRIPTYSQPVFVMAQPDARRVWVNFAHPDNDRVQVIDVESLQIINTIEAGKAVLHMAFTPRGDQLWISLRDDNRVDIYDPYSMQRIGSLPVTHPSGIFFTDRANRIGL, encoded by the coding sequence ATGAAAGCGAGTATCCCCCATCTGCGGTTATTCCAACGCCTTACCCTGCTGCTGATCAGCATGGGCCTCTGCGCTTGTGCGCACCTCGACGCACGCGATGATGTCAGGTATCAGGGCGGTACGGGAGACCTTGGCCTGATCATCGAACGCACCGAAGGCAGCGTCCTGCTGGTCAACACCAGCCAGCGCCAGGTGATCAAACGTATCCAGGGTCTTGGCGATCTGTCCCACGCCTCCATCGTCTACTCCCGCGGTCAACGTTATGGTTATGTGTTCGGTCGCGACGGCGGCCTTAGCAAAGTGGATCTGCTGCGCGGCGAAGTAGTCAAACGCATCATTCAGGCCGGCAATAGCATCGGCGGAGCCATCAGCCAGGACGGCGCCTATGTGGCCGTATCCAACTACGATCCCGGTGGCGTGAATATTTTCAACAGCGAAGATTTGGCGCTGGTGGCGAGTATTCCAGCCACATCGGTCATAAAAAACGGCGTCGCCAAAGGATCGAAAACCGTCGGCCTGGTGGATGCGCCCAGCAACCGCTTTGTCGTCAGCCTGTTCGACAGCGACGAAATATGGATATTGGATATGGCGGACAGCGACCCCGCGCCTGGTCTGCAACCGCAAATTACCAAGTTCACTCAGATCGGCCGTGAACCCTATGACGCCTTGATTACCCCCGAAGGCCGCTACTACCTCGCCGGATTATTTGGCGATAGCGGCATGGCCAAGCTCGACTTATGGCGACCGCAGGAAGGAGTGAAGCGCATCATGCCGACCTATGGTCCCGGCGAGCAGCGCCTGCCGGTCTACAAAATGCCTCACCTGGAAGGATGGGCTCAGGCTGGGCGCTACCTGTTCGCTCCCGGCGTGGGCCACCACGAAGTCATCGTGATTGATTCCTACGACTGGCGCATCGTGCGTCGCATCCCCACTTACAGCCAGCCAGTATTCGTGATGGCGCAACCCGACGCGCGCAGAGTCTGGGTCAACTTCGCCCACCCGGATAACGACCGGGTGCAAGTCATCGACGTGGAAAGTCTGCAAATCATCAACACGATTGAAGCAGGCAAAGCCGTACTGCATATGGCCTTTACGCCGAGAGGCGATCAACTCTGGATTTCGCTGCGCGACGATAACCGCGTGGATATTTACGACCCGTACAGCATGCAGCGAATCGGCAGCCTGCCCGTCACGCACCCCAGCGGCATCTTTTTCACCGACAGAGCTAACAGGATCGGCTTATGA
- a CDS encoding Lrp/AsnC family transcriptional regulator, producing the protein MSALNSPTTTHTPSTNTIELSGLEKAILSDYQKGFPLTPRPFFTLANQLGCTEAEVLTCLQRLQQLGVITRIGPVFNHRRAGASTLAALRAPVEQLQNIAELINAYDEVNHNYLREHDLNLWFVITAPDADHLDAVIRNMETATGLKVRRFPMVRPYHIDLGFRPDFD; encoded by the coding sequence ATGAGCGCCCTTAACTCTCCGACTACCACCCATACGCCATCAACAAACACTATTGAACTCAGTGGGCTGGAGAAAGCCATTCTCAGTGACTATCAGAAAGGTTTCCCACTGACGCCACGCCCCTTTTTCACTCTGGCGAACCAGCTTGGCTGCACCGAAGCCGAGGTGCTGACCTGTCTGCAACGCTTGCAACAACTGGGCGTCATCACCCGCATCGGTCCGGTGTTCAACCATCGACGCGCCGGCGCCAGCACCCTGGCGGCGCTGCGTGCGCCTGTCGAGCAGTTGCAGAACATCGCCGAGCTGATCAACGCCTATGACGAGGTGAATCATAACTATCTGCGCGAGCACGACCTTAATCTGTGGTTCGTCATCACCGCGCCGGATGCGGATCATCTGGACGCCGTGATACGCAATATGGAGACGGCGACGGGGTTGAAGGTCCGGCGGTTTCCCATGGTCAGGCCTTACCACATCGACCTGGGTTTTCGTCCGGACTTTGATTGA
- a CDS encoding Lrp/AsnC family transcriptional regulator, with the protein MQLILSPPPDQASAQERLRVALQDGIPLSPRPYLTLAQQCGLSEQEVIEVLQTWEQSHLTRRFGVVINHHKIGYTSNAMVVWEVADSEVNRLGAAISRTGLVSLCYQRKPDGPDWPYNLYCMLHGKSREEVLQRMDRLKAQCGLQETPCAVLFSLRQYKQCGGRYAHTKPPVSVKEVL; encoded by the coding sequence ATGCAGTTAATTTTGAGTCCTCCCCCTGATCAGGCATCGGCGCAAGAGCGATTGCGAGTGGCGCTACAGGATGGAATCCCTCTGTCGCCACGCCCTTACCTGACGCTGGCGCAGCAGTGCGGGCTCAGCGAGCAGGAGGTCATCGAGGTTTTGCAAACCTGGGAGCAGTCACACCTGACGCGCCGTTTCGGCGTCGTCATCAATCATCACAAAATCGGTTACACCAGCAACGCCATGGTGGTGTGGGAGGTCGCCGACAGCGAAGTGAATCGTCTCGGCGCCGCCATCAGTCGCACGGGACTGGTGTCGCTCTGCTACCAACGCAAACCCGACGGCCCGGACTGGCCCTATAACCTGTATTGCATGTTGCACGGAAAATCCCGCGAGGAAGTGCTGCAACGAATGGATCGCCTGAAGGCCCAGTGCGGTCTGCAGGAAACGCCCTGCGCCGTGCTGTTCAGCCTGCGCCAATATAAACAGTGCGGCGGTCGCTACGCCCATACAAAACCGCCCGTCTCGGTGAAGGAGGTTCTATGA
- a CDS encoding AsnC family transcriptional regulator: MTAQPINPPIMRRTPHDPSDYQLDSVDRRLINRLQTGFPICDEPYAAVASELDISEADLLKRLRHLLQTGYLTRFGPFYHAERLGGGLTLAAMQVAPEHVERVSTTINRHPEVAHNYERDHALNLWFVVATEKPEDVEAVLAAIALESGYPVHNLPKQREFYVGLHFQA, translated from the coding sequence ATGACCGCCCAGCCAATAAATCCCCCCATCATGCGGCGCACGCCCCATGACCCCAGCGACTATCAACTGGACTCAGTGGATCGTCGCCTTATCAACCGGCTGCAAACCGGTTTTCCCATCTGCGACGAACCTTACGCCGCCGTCGCCAGCGAATTGGATATCAGCGAAGCGGATTTGCTGAAGCGCCTGCGACATTTACTGCAAACCGGTTACCTGACCCGATTCGGGCCGTTCTACCACGCCGAACGTCTCGGAGGCGGATTGACGCTGGCGGCAATGCAGGTCGCCCCCGAACACGTCGAGCGGGTATCGACGACGATCAACCGTCATCCTGAAGTCGCCCATAACTACGAGCGCGATCACGCGTTAAACCTCTGGTTTGTGGTCGCCACGGAAAAACCGGAGGACGTCGAGGCCGTGCTCGCCGCCATCGCACTGGAGTCTGGATATCCTGTTCACAATCTACCGAAACAGAGGGAGTTTTATGTTGGCCTTCACTTCCAAGCCTGA
- a CDS encoding Lrp/AsnC family transcriptional regulator — MLAFTSKPDPGQTEALDALAPLDRQLILLTQDGLPLVPRPFDALAQTLGVSADEVKARFERMLANGCIRRIGAAPNHYRLGYRANAMTVWDVDDACVMELGERIGALPYVSHCYLRPRIPPQWPYNLFAMIHGKTRADLDGYLQAMAAILSDACHASDQLLSTRILKKTGMRFRGGQ, encoded by the coding sequence ATGTTGGCCTTCACTTCCAAGCCTGACCCCGGCCAGACCGAGGCCCTGGACGCGCTTGCGCCGCTGGATCGTCAACTGATTCTGTTAACCCAGGACGGCCTGCCACTGGTCCCACGCCCCTTCGACGCCCTGGCGCAGACACTGGGGGTATCAGCGGACGAGGTTAAAGCCCGCTTTGAACGCATGCTCGCCAATGGCTGCATCCGTCGCATCGGCGCCGCGCCCAATCATTACCGCCTGGGATATCGCGCCAACGCCATGACGGTCTGGGATGTGGATGACGCCTGCGTTATGGAGTTAGGCGAGCGTATCGGCGCGCTGCCCTATGTCAGCCATTGTTATCTGCGCCCCAGAATACCGCCGCAGTGGCCATATAACCTGTTCGCCATGATTCACGGTAAAACCCGTGCGGACCTGGACGGTTATTTACAGGCGATGGCCGCCATTTTGAGCGACGCCTGCCATGCCAGCGACCAATTACTCAGCACCCGTATTCTGAAAAAAACCGGTATGCGCTTCCGTGGAGGACAATGA
- the nirJ gene encoding heme d1 biosynthesis radical SAM protein NirJ gives MMFRISHYMRALVHEETFKPRPKPSAPVVIWNLIRRCNLTCRHCYSISADIDFPGELTTAQVFDTLEDLKQMGAPAVILSGGEPLLRKDIFLIGAYAKSLGLYVGLSSNGTLMNRDTAAAISDTGFDYVGVSIDGTEATHDEFRQMPGGFKAALAGVAHCKAAGVKVGLRFTLTENNAGQLPAMLDLMRDRDIDKFYLSHLNYAGRGLRHRKRDAFHQTTRDAMLLLFERAHEDVLAGRNNEYVTGNNDADGPFLLQWAAQRYPHRLQELQMRLAHWGGNASGVGIANIDNTGEVHPDTFWWNHNLGNVKERPFSAIWRDTQDTFMLGLRAQPRPLHGRCGACAVRQICNGNTRVRAYTQSGGDFWAEDPGCYLTDAEIRSSSDAH, from the coding sequence ATGATGTTCAGGATCAGTCATTACATGCGCGCCCTTGTGCATGAAGAAACCTTCAAACCGCGTCCGAAACCCTCCGCTCCGGTGGTCATCTGGAACCTGATTCGGCGCTGCAATCTGACCTGCCGCCACTGCTATTCCATCTCCGCCGATATCGACTTTCCCGGCGAGCTGACGACCGCCCAAGTATTCGACACCCTGGAGGATCTTAAACAGATGGGCGCGCCGGCGGTGATTCTGTCTGGCGGCGAGCCCCTGTTGCGCAAAGACATATTTCTGATCGGCGCTTACGCCAAATCATTGGGACTTTATGTGGGGCTATCCAGCAATGGCACGCTGATGAATCGCGACACCGCCGCAGCGATCAGCGACACCGGCTTCGACTATGTCGGCGTCAGTATCGATGGAACGGAAGCCACCCACGATGAGTTCCGGCAGATGCCCGGCGGCTTCAAAGCCGCGCTGGCCGGCGTGGCCCACTGTAAAGCGGCGGGAGTGAAAGTGGGGCTACGCTTCACGCTGACGGAAAACAACGCCGGACAACTGCCCGCCATGCTTGACCTGATGCGGGATCGGGATATCGACAAGTTTTACCTGTCTCACCTCAATTACGCCGGACGCGGTCTACGTCACCGCAAACGCGATGCCTTCCACCAAACCACCCGGGACGCCATGTTGCTGTTATTCGAACGCGCCCATGAAGACGTTCTCGCCGGGAGGAATAACGAATACGTTACCGGCAACAACGACGCCGACGGTCCATTCCTGTTGCAATGGGCGGCGCAGCGCTACCCGCACAGACTGCAGGAACTGCAAATGCGACTGGCGCACTGGGGCGGCAACGCCTCAGGAGTGGGTATCGCCAATATCGATAACACAGGGGAAGTGCACCCGGATACGTTCTGGTGGAATCACAATCTGGGCAACGTCAAAGAGCGGCCTTTCTCCGCAATTTGGCGGGACACTCAAGACACTTTCATGCTGGGTTTGCGCGCGCAGCCACGCCCCCTGCACGGACGCTGCGGCGCCTGCGCCGTGCGCCAGATTTGCAACGGCAACACCCGCGTGCGCGCCTATACGCAAAGCGGCGGCGACTTCTGGGCGGAGGACCCTGGCTGTTACCTGACAGATGCGGAAATCCGATCAAGCTCAGACGCACATTGA
- a CDS encoding cytochrome D1 domain-containing protein gives MKLSPILLFATLTLSAFVTPASAADSTSNNAASDTEALYQTHCAACHHPQRLGGLGPALLPESLGRTRPKQAQEVILHGRAATQMPAFAGLITEDEASRLAAYLFQPSKVRPQWTDEDIRASHIIHFSKSDLGDKPVFDADLMNLFIVVESGDHHATLLDGDAFKPIHRFKTRYALHGGPKFSPDGRYVYFASRDGWISQFDIYNLKTVAEIRVGLNTRNLALSADGKWVMVANYLPQNLVLLDADRLSPVKTLPVSDGEQSSRVSAVYTAPQRHSFIAAMKDIRELWEIDYDKPDVPVRKIATEDYLDDFFFDQDYRHLIGASRSGESGQVIDLESGATIATLNLPGMPHLGSGISWETEQGPLMMTPHLKEGALSVISMKDWSLVKTLPTLGPGFFTRSHDGSPYIWVDVFFGPNKDKLHVIDKNTLEIIATLTPEPGKTAAHVEFTKDGRFALVSLWEDDGALIVYDSLTLKEVTRLPMSKPSGKYNVYNKTHYVRGTSH, from the coding sequence ATGAAATTATCGCCCATACTCCTATTCGCTACACTGACTCTGAGCGCTTTCGTCACACCAGCCTCAGCAGCGGACAGCACTTCAAACAACGCCGCCAGTGACACGGAAGCGCTGTATCAAACGCATTGCGCCGCCTGCCATCACCCCCAACGCCTGGGCGGCCTTGGCCCGGCGCTACTGCCGGAAAGCCTGGGACGTACAAGGCCCAAACAGGCGCAAGAGGTCATACTGCACGGGAGGGCCGCTACGCAGATGCCAGCGTTTGCCGGTCTTATCACAGAGGACGAGGCGTCGCGGCTGGCGGCGTATCTGTTTCAACCCTCAAAAGTAAGGCCGCAATGGACAGATGAAGATATCCGCGCCTCCCATATCATCCACTTTTCCAAGTCCGATCTGGGAGATAAGCCTGTATTCGACGCTGATCTGATGAATCTGTTTATCGTGGTGGAAAGCGGCGACCATCACGCCACCTTGCTGGACGGCGACGCCTTCAAGCCCATCCACCGCTTTAAAACCCGCTACGCCTTGCACGGCGGCCCCAAGTTCTCGCCGGACGGACGCTATGTATACTTCGCATCCCGGGACGGCTGGATCAGTCAGTTCGATATTTATAACTTGAAAACCGTAGCTGAAATCCGAGTCGGCCTGAACACCCGCAATCTGGCGTTATCCGCCGACGGAAAATGGGTGATGGTGGCCAATTATCTACCGCAGAATCTGGTGCTGCTGGATGCAGACCGACTCAGCCCGGTGAAAACCCTCCCCGTCAGCGACGGCGAACAAAGCTCAAGAGTGAGCGCCGTTTACACAGCGCCCCAGCGTCACAGCTTCATCGCCGCCATGAAAGATATCCGGGAGCTGTGGGAGATCGATTACGATAAACCGGATGTCCCTGTGCGTAAAATCGCCACCGAAGACTATCTGGACGACTTCTTTTTTGATCAGGATTACCGACATCTGATTGGCGCTTCCCGCAGCGGGGAAAGCGGTCAGGTTATCGATCTGGAGTCCGGCGCGACCATCGCCACCCTGAACCTCCCTGGCATGCCGCACCTGGGATCGGGCATCAGTTGGGAAACAGAGCAAGGCCCCTTGATGATGACGCCTCACCTCAAAGAAGGCGCACTGTCCGTCATCAGCATGAAAGACTGGAGCCTGGTGAAAACCCTCCCCACGTTGGGTCCGGGATTCTTCACCCGTAGTCATGACGGCTCGCCCTACATCTGGGTGGACGTCTTCTTCGGACCGAACAAGGACAAACTCCATGTCATCGACAAAAACACGCTGGAAATTATCGCCACCCTCACCCCGGAACCCGGTAAAACCGCCGCCCATGTCGAATTCACCAAAGATGGCCGCTTCGCGCTGGTAAGCCTATGGGAGGACGATGGCGCTTTGATCGTCTATGACTCGTTAACGCTGAAGGAAGTCACCCGACTGCCCATGTCCAAGCCGTCGGGTAAGTACAATGTGTACAACAAAACTCATTATGTACGGGGGACGAGCCATTAA
- a CDS encoding SMI1/KNR4 family protein: MNFEDFKKCVCEAKSLHPFWFDFEPDDAPDQDSLIRAERMLEARLPQEYKDFLLQYGGGYFAFGNVFSLEEGSEWNLIDINAEFAHLRAGRVLISENNAGDFYGFDVRDGACQSELCFWDHQDETWKPSGYADLYEYLLKVALTN; this comes from the coding sequence ATGAATTTTGAAGATTTTAAAAAGTGTGTCTGTGAGGCGAAAAGCCTGCATCCTTTTTGGTTTGATTTTGAGCCGGACGACGCTCCGGACCAGGATAGCCTCATTCGCGCCGAGCGCATGCTGGAAGCTCGTTTACCGCAGGAATATAAAGACTTTTTGCTGCAGTACGGCGGCGGTTATTTCGCCTTCGGCAATGTCTTTTCCCTTGAGGAGGGCAGCGAGTGGAATCTGATTGATATTAACGCTGAGTTTGCCCATCTTCGCGCCGGGCGCGTGCTGATTTCAGAGAATAATGCCGGGGACTTTTACGGTTTCGATGTGCGGGACGGCGCTTGTCAGTCGGAACTGTGTTTTTGGGATCATCAGGACGAGACCTGGAAGCCCTCAGGCTATGCGGACCTGTACGAATACCTGTTGAAGGTGGCGCTGACCAATTGA
- a CDS encoding cupin domain-containing protein, with amino-acid sequence MNHTAINLKEKFSKFSECWSPRVIAEMNDYQFKVVKIHGEFVWHRHEDTDEVFMVIEGEMCIEFRDGKVKLEAGELFVVPADVEHKPFAEKECRVMLIEPKGVANTGDAGGERTAEDNVWV; translated from the coding sequence ATGAACCATACCGCCATCAATTTAAAAGAAAAATTTTCCAAGTTCAGTGAATGCTGGTCCCCGCGGGTAATTGCCGAGATGAACGACTATCAGTTCAAGGTAGTTAAGATTCACGGTGAGTTTGTCTGGCATCGCCATGAGGACACAGACGAGGTGTTTATGGTGATCGAAGGTGAGATGTGTATTGAGTTCCGGGATGGAAAAGTAAAGCTGGAGGCGGGTGAATTGTTCGTCGTACCGGCAGACGTGGAGCATAAGCCTTTCGCTGAAAAAGAGTGCCGGGTCATGCTGATTGAGCCCAAAGGCGTGGCGAATACCGGCGACGCTGGCGGCGAACGAACGGCGGAGGACAATGTCTGGGTTTGA
- a CDS encoding DUF2971 domain-containing protein → MTWTPPTYSTATQTKTEASAMIQDITAKLYSDIPVDTLYHYTTFSGLLGIVESGKLWASDIRYMNDSAELKHTADLISAEVDRRIADGHPKPGLLHQFRDWIAHRITNGHMLFGASFRSHGNLLSQWRGYSSMGKGVSVGFPAAHILECATQQSFQVGKCIYSHQEQTTLIRQVMDVVEALAEQHGEHAGPTQFPPSQSYHGVFAMIESDLLRIAAILKHPSFQEEEEWRIVSPGVTDYLNSPVKFREGASMLVPYFEFNLTTPSSDNHYLEHIYLGPTPNINLSMNSLNMFLTKHRLSPKHGITYCQIPYRQR, encoded by the coding sequence TTGACCTGGACTCCCCCCACTTATTCCACTGCAACGCAAACAAAGACTGAAGCGAGCGCCATGATTCAGGACATCACCGCCAAGTTGTACTCAGACATTCCCGTCGACACGCTGTACCACTACACCACGTTCTCTGGCCTGCTGGGCATAGTGGAAAGCGGCAAGCTATGGGCCAGCGATATTCGCTATATGAACGACTCAGCAGAGCTGAAGCACACCGCAGACTTAATTAGCGCCGAAGTGGATCGCCGCATCGCCGACGGCCATCCCAAACCCGGCCTGTTGCACCAGTTCCGGGATTGGATCGCTCATCGCATCACCAACGGACACATGCTGTTTGGCGCCTCGTTTCGCTCCCACGGTAATCTGTTGAGTCAGTGGCGTGGATACAGCTCGATGGGCAAAGGGGTTAGCGTAGGCTTCCCCGCGGCGCATATTCTGGAGTGCGCCACCCAACAATCCTTTCAGGTAGGCAAATGCATTTACAGTCATCAGGAACAAACCACGCTCATTCGCCAGGTAATGGATGTGGTGGAGGCGCTGGCTGAACAGCACGGCGAACACGCCGGCCCCACGCAATTCCCGCCATCGCAGTCCTACCATGGCGTGTTTGCAATGATCGAGTCGGACCTGTTGCGTATCGCCGCCATATTGAAACATCCGTCTTTTCAGGAAGAAGAGGAATGGCGCATCGTCTCCCCCGGCGTGACGGATTACCTGAACTCTCCGGTGAAGTTTCGGGAAGGCGCCTCCATGCTGGTGCCTTATTTCGAGTTCAACCTGACCACTCCCAGCAGCGATAACCACTACCTCGAACACATTTATCTTGGGCCGACGCCCAACATCAACCTGTCCATGAACTCACTCAACATGTTCCTGACCAAACACCGCCTGAGCCCCAAACACGGCATCACCTATTGCCAGATTCCCTATCGGCAGCGGTGA